In Centropristis striata isolate RG_2023a ecotype Rhode Island chromosome 8, C.striata_1.0, whole genome shotgun sequence, the genomic window TTAAATCAGTGCTTTAAGCCAACCGAGGAACCACATGCTTTTCAAGTGCCACGAGGAGCAAGCATTACTGAATCTTTTCAACAAACTGCAGTGACCAAAGTGTAATCAATGGCTACTGGAAAGAAAATATTACTGATACTTCATACAACTTTTATCTACCTCTGTGGATGATGATACCAATAAAATGCAAccaattatcataaataaatgatctgATGTCCTATCCCTTTTCAGCATCAATCTGGTTTATAAGACTTTATGGTATAAGAATGAAATAAGGGGGCTGTCTTTTGTTTTCGATCGCAAGGCTTGAACCAATCTATTCACATTTTCACTTTGCTTAAATTAATATCTATGTTGGACCAATTATATGAAAccaaaatcacagtaaaactGAAGGCTGAATTCACCTTCACATCAACTCGCGAAAAAATTTCAAGGTATGATTGAAAATCCTATTTTAGACCAAGATGATTGTAAGGTGCAATGAAAATTCTAGGTTTGTTTTCCTTCTAATAACAACATTGACTTTCTGGGTCAGTCAGGTGCAGATTGGGTACCTCAACAATCATCATCTTCCTTCCATATAAACCCACTTCatggtaaaataaaaatttgaataataaaatgttcACATTACTGTCTACCTCTGCCTACACTGTGATTCatgaatgaaaaacagcagcagtcaaaaaactgaaaatgcaaGGTACTATACTTCTCTTATAAACAAAacttttataaaatatatatgcatatatatatataaaagaaaaacttaaaaatatttcttataCTTTTTAGTAAAGCAAGCAGTGCCTTCTAAAATATCTGCttgattgtttttaaattttctgaaaaacaaaaatgtgtattataataataatcataataacagtaaataatTATTGAACAAACACTGACAAAACTAATGATAAAAACTGATGTGGTTCCTTAAGAGAATATTCGGATGGCCTGTGTGACCTGGGTGTGGCACACTGGGCACTCCGGGTGGTTGAGCTCACAGATTCGGATGGCACACTCCATGCAGAAGAGGTTATGGCCACAGGGCACCAAGGCAGCCGTCACTTTGCTTTCAAAGCAGGTCATGCAGTCCCGCACAGTGGCCGGTGGCGAGTCCGGCACTGGCAGACGGCCTGGGAAACCCTCCACGGCTGAGGTGGGCTCACTGTGGGCACGGCGGGCCTGGGCATGAGGTGAGCCGGATACGGGCACAATGCTGGTGACTGAAGAGTTGTTGTTGCTTCCACCTCCGCAGGACTCGGGTAAGCCAGGGGAGAGTCTGGTCAAGGGGAGCGGGAGGCCTCCAAAGCTCTTGGACCGCTGCTGGGCGTAGAAGGCCACCTGTTTGGGGTAGTCGGGGTCGCCCCAGCTCTGGGTACCCTCTGATCCAAAATAAGAGCAAGGCTTCTCTCCGGAGCTGGAGAAGTTGCTCTTGTTGTAGATTCCccctccctcacctcctcctccccctccccctccaacCATGGCATCTGAGAAGTTCTGGCGGTAGCTGCTGGTCAGAGGCTTGCGCTGGCCCCCCTGCAGCCCCCACACCTGCTGTAGCCGGCTCTCCAGACCACTGCTGCTGCCCGCTGGGCTGCTTCCACCATTCGGGCCCAGGCAGTCATTCTCATTATTGTGGTCGTGCAGGCCTCCTGTTCGGAAGGCGATGTGTGCTTCAATCTCCTCGCGAGCCCGCTCGGCGTTGCTCGGTGACCCTGTGATTTCAAAGACAGGGTCGCGGTCTCGACTGGGAGTGACGATGTAAGTACAGGTTTGCTGCTGGATGCGTTTGATGGTGGAACCTTTAGGCCCCACTACCAGCCCCACGACACGGTATGGCACTCTCACCTGAATGGTGGTCTGACCTGGCAAAGGTGTGGGCGGGGAGCCACTAAAGGACACTCCCAGCTTGTTGCGAGATGCCCGGAGCATGGAGAAGTGCTCTGCAGCAGAGATGATTTCACGGCGGGCCAGTGCAACATCCTCCTTCCGGCCAGTGATTAAGAACACAGGCTCCTCTCCTCTAACGGGGGTCTTGATGTAGGTGTTGGTCTTGGCCCGCAGGGCTTTGATCTTGCAACCTGCAGAGTCAACAACATACAATTTAAATGAGTAAATATGAAAAATCAGTTAGATTTTGTAACTGAACACATGTTATCAACAGAAAGCCTCAACATTCAGATTTATCACCAATTATGACCAGTTTAACTTAATATGTTGCAGGTTTTCACTGGCAAAGGATACACAGAGTAATTACCATGATTTATGAGGTTTCCAGCACTTAAGCATTAGTGTACTTATTCAGTCCACTTATTTATTAGCTCTAAATCAGACACACATCTTACTGAGAGATACATGGATGGTGCAGAGGTATTGGGCAGCATCGACATGTTTTGGAGGGCTGGAAGCTGATGCAATCACACCCTGACCTCTCCTTGAACTTATGAGACAATACACTAAACCCATTTATGCTTTGTTTTTGGGCCATTTATTGCTCTACATCTGCCCTGTTTCTGATCAGAGTGTAATAGTTTAGTCTATTATGAGCTTTTAGTGGCTGAGTCTCAATGTGAGAGAGTGCAGGTTAATGTTATTTCATGACAAATTACCTGACTTTATAATGGGACAGAACAGGACATACAGTAAATCAGCAATTATTAAGGAGGACTGTCAAGTACATTTGAGGTCAAGAGGAACATGGTAacactgtttatattctgcccAGTTAAGAATGCATCAAGCATCACTCGGGTCAGTTTTCATTCAGAAATTCAGGCTGCTCTCTCATTAAGACTTCCACATTTATTGACGACTTAAACATGCCTTTCTCGTCTCGACCATTCCTTAAAGAGACCGACGCATCTCTGGACAAACAAGAACCATCAGGCATCTACTAAGTGGACAAATCTGAGCTCATCTTACCAGGCTCCAGGTGCTTCATATCACACAGCACATCATTGCATTACCTATCTGAAAGGCACAGCAGCAGGTATCAAAAGGTTCAAAGACTCCTTAAGTTGGAGGACGAATGATGCTCTAATGCTACTAAATAGGCCCACTTTGTTCAGGAACACTTACTTCTCAGGCACCAGAGGTAGGGACAGAGGGATAGTAATGCTCTGAGGGTTTAGTATTGCTCATACCTAAAATCTGAAAATGCCCTTTGTGGCCATTGCCTGGTATTAGACTAATAGACCTGTTCGTGCCATGGGGGATCAAAGAGCAATTGCCAAATTCCTCTTCTCAAACTATATTGCACCATTTAATTAGTCCAAATTAACGTCTCAATTAAAGAATTATCTGTAAACAAAATAGGCAAAGATTAATTCATCGCTACTGAGAAATTAAGGTCACTGGAGACAAATTTATTTTGCAACCGTTGAAGTGTGGCGTAGAAGGTGTCTGTGATTCAAAACAAAGCCACCCTTGATCTGAGGAGCTCCGGAGCATCCTCGGGAATCAGTGCCTGTGACTCTGACAGGAGAAAACAATCATATCCAACCCTTTCTCCATAGCAGGATGCTCTGTTTGCCAGATTCACCAGGCGGCCGGTGATACACTGTGCCGAGAAGAAGGGGGTGTGTACGCAGCGCCAACTAACGAAGGGCCTAAATCAAAAGCAGCTCATCTCAAATCCCCCCAAATCAGCACTTCTTCTCGGTCAAGGCAAAAGGGCCCTCTCGCTGCACTTGTGCTCACTGGATCCACCCTCCGGCTGTCTTCAGTTACCCCATTAAAATTCAAAACTTACACTTCAGAGTAAAGAACAGGAGCCACAATGGGAGACAAGGGGCACTTAGCAGCACAAACTAAATCCACGTTACCACAGCAGTGGAGCAAAAAAGGGGAGTATTGCTAGAAAAGAAGCCATCTCTACTCCTCTGAACCCCCTGTGACATTATTCGAaacctgtttgttgttgttgcgaGGTAAATCAGGATTTCTGATGGTACCTTACCCACCCTGCAGTCTTTGTACTTCTCTCAGACCAGCCCCCCTATTTCTCCCTCTCCTGACAGGCAACCATGTGGTATTGAGAGTGTGCAGTGAAGTGGGGCTCATGAGGAGCCCCTTGTGTTGAGCTCCAAGGCGTGACTCCCATTCAGCTTTTAGATGCTATACTGCCCTTCCGTCCCCCGTCCTTGTTTTTCCTGCCCCTCTCACCCATGGGTTCATCACAACAGTTAACAATGGGTGCAGCCACATAAACACCACCACCAGgctgaagaagaaaaatctacTTCTAGCTTCAAAACCAACTTGGGTTCAAGCTTGTTAGAAGCTCAATATGGAACTTGGAGAGAATGAAAATCCCCTGACAACATTTGACTGCAAATaagcacaaacaacaaaatattctgtttttttgttgttgttttttgttttatttttaaaaaaaaggactcCCACCTCTTGGTGCAACTTCTCGCTGAGTCACCCTTTAAGGCCATCCCGTGTGCCGAGCAGCAACACTGTCTTAATGCGCCCCTCCCCTCATCCCCCGACTTTCACACCTTTGTTTGACAGCTGCTGTCATTCAACTTCCAAGTCTTTGTtcggtaataaaaaaaaaacctccaactGTAAGAAAAACGGGCTAGAATGTGTAACTGTCTGCAATTGAACTTTCCAACTCCCCTCATttgaaaatactaaaaaaaacaagtggacCACGCTTGCTCCATTGTCCAATTGTGTCACTGGGGCAGTGCGCAACATAAACAACGAGCTGAATAAATTTGGAAAGAGGCAAAACATCTTCCACCATTGAGGCCAAATGTGTATATTTGGTTATTTTCTACGCCACGAATTCAAAGTGATAGACATTCCTCTCTTCGCCAGCTGCACGTTGCCTTTTTGAACAGTCTGGCGCGTCTCAGACGACAAAGGAAGCAAGTGCTCTCCGTGctccagtgtgtgtctgtgcgctGACATTGATGGCGTGGATGTAGAATAATTCACCCAGGAGGGAacgggtctctctctctctattgcctctgtgcaacaacaaaaaaatcactcaaaagcaaaataaacacaaagcaGCCACCGACTTGTTTCAATGTATGAGTGTAATGATGAGTACACGAGAACTTGCTAGCAGAAAAAGTGGGAGGCTGATGTCTCGGGGgagtacaaaaaaaacacgcgagcacacacacacaccactcccTTTTCTTTGTCAAATAACACCAGGTAACAGTtagagaacaaaaaacaaagcacacagGAAACCACGGCGGGGATAATGCAGCATTGCTAGTGGGGTAAAAGCACAAGTTTGGAGGGAAATAAATTGCAAGCCAGCGGTTTACCTTGTCTCCCCACTATTTCGGCCACATGTTCAGAGCTGGGCACTGGGACGCATTCTGTTATGTTGCAGCCTCGTCCTTTCGTCTCACTTGAGGAGCTCTCATACAGGGCGCACAACTTGCTTTTCCCTTGCAGGATCGCCGAGTCCCCGCCACCTCCGACGTTGTTCGTGTGGTTGTGGtggttgttgttattgttactcCGGTCCTGTACTCCTGTTGTTGGGGCTCCGCCGCCGTCCTCGCCTTCCCCGAGCCCCAGCAGAGACAACTGGCCCAGCGCGACCCTGAGGGCACGGGAGTCGTCTTCCTCCTCGTCGGGCGGCACAAGGAGACCTTCGCCTCCGAAGCCGGAGCCGGCCAGATCCCCGGCGTAGCCCCCATTTTTCTCCATGATCCCTGCTAGAACCAGCAGGCTAGGCATGGCTAACAAAAGAGTGTGTGAGACAAAGACAGGGGAAAGAGACTGGAGAAACAGCACCCGTGCCGCCTCCTCCTCGCCCCCTCCTCCTTCCAATTCCCCCCTTTGCGCTAGTCCCTCCCATAGACCggccccctctctctctatccgcCAGACTTTCAGTACAGTAGTCTCTCTCCGAGCTCCAGGCAAACGGGACACAAGGCCGTCTGCACGATAGATGGGGCGGGCGATGTGTTGCTCCACCCAGTCTGGTTTACACAGCTCCCCTCCTCGCCGAGACAAAACGAGCCGCCCTCCCGTTGTACCATTCCGTCTCAGGTTCCCAAGCCCGTGGCATCCCAAATCAAGCTGCCTCCCGTCACCtatagaaaagaagaaaataccTCATCGTTTACCTCCCGCACTGCACTCGTATTTAACGCAGACTCGTCCACAGCTCGGCTGCAGCGTAGCCTGAAAACCCGCATTTCGGTGTTACTTATGTAAGAATAGCCATCCAGGATGTAAACAGTCGCGTATCAAAAGGTGCAAGTACAGTGCGCACATGGTCACCCATAGTGCCGCTGCTGAAAAGATGATGTCAACTTTATCAttgagagattaaaaaaaaaaaaaaaacgagcagCTCTTGCATTTTATGAGGGGGATCGTGGACCATCTGACATGCATTTTTTGGGAAGTAAAGGAGTTTGTGATATTTGGGGAGAGGAAGGGGGGTTCCGCCCACCTCTAATGTAGCCGTGCTTTGCGGCAGGTCACCGCGTTGTTGTCTCCGGCGCCGTTGCGCATGAGGATGTTATGTATAGGAGGGAAAGGGGGTGtctgggtgggtgggtggggggctGTAtacgaggaggagaagagaaagggAGTTGTCAGACAGGCGTTGCAGACCCTATGCAGCGGGGGAACATCAGAAAAGCCCTCGCACATTTcccgtaaaaaaaacaaaacacacacacacacacacacacacacacacacaagggttTGCAGCAGCAGCCCCGGTGAACAAAGAACCACGCCGCTCGTTTCGCGTATAGACTCCCCAAGATGTCCTCGACAGAAACCACGCCTGACGGCATGGTTGTAGTACAACACAAAGACTCTAACTGCAGTCATGATAGTAATataaattagtattattatacaaaaatatatatatgcaggaATGCAGTTAATGTATTAGGTCAgacctttttcatttttgaatatttttttaggttTCAAACAGGTAGCAAACTACCTACAACTTTCAATAATTAtcattaaaatgtacatttattaaaaaaatcagaattaATTTAAGTGGGAAGGTTTCTCATTTGATATAATTATTTTCTGACTGagttgtaaattattattacacTTGGGTCACCACCGTAAATATCCTTAAAAGCTTTGAGGAATCATTGGATCCGGTGTAATAATTGCCACACAGTGCTGAGCAACAACATCCATGTTTTCAGCTTCCTTAAAGTGTCGGTCTGACTGAAGCTTAGCCTGTCCTTACCATCTGTGCATATGCATGGTGGGATGTACAGAGAGTATGTGTGTTGCGTAAGGATACCTGAATGACAAGGCGAACTCTGGGGATGTTTGGGAAAACATTTAATGCTCCACTGCTtcatagtttgtttgttttttattctccaCTCCACTAGAAAATAGATATCTTTACATTAAAATAGGTTGGTGTTCACTGATATCTGATAGAATAAATCTCTGTGTAATATCTTGATGTCTTTGCTCTGTGTTCCCCAGGGAGGTGTTGAATTCACTCAGTGGATAACTTGTGAGTTTTAACCCCAATCCATTTAATTCAATTCATTAATCCACATCAtatgtggtgttttgttttttaaccatgCTAACTGGGTTAGAACtgtaatgacaaaaacaaaaacacacacagtcttccATTTTGGCTTATATGACAGACTGAGCATGGCATGTGACTCTTAGAGAGATTCACCATGAATATTTTAGCATTTCTAGTGACAACACCTTCTGCCTTTTAATAACACATAGAATGGAGCAACAATATAATCGCAAATTTCAAACACCAGGTCTGAAaatagaaaacaataaaaaaaaaatgttgtaataaaATGGTACCAGAAAGACAGAGCAGGTGTATTTACATGCATAATCACAGTCTAGACGTGCTCTCTGGGTGCCAATCAGGAAGGGGGTTCGTTCCCTAAGGGTGTGTTGCAGATGAGAACTCACAGGGAGACTCCTGGTATGAGTCCAGGATTAAAACATCCCCACTCCACCCAATAAcatggatataaaaaaaaaacagcagcaggaggagaacaGGATTGCGTGATGCATGAAGGACCAGAGGGTGGGCTCAGGAGGTCTGCCCTCAATCCCCACCCCACCCAGTGGAGAGGCCAGAGGATTGGGTGAGAGCATTGTTGGGAAGGGGACGAGCCTCTCACTGGTGCATCGAGTATGACAGTGTGTCCAAGAGGTCGTCTGGATTTCCATTAAAAGGGGTCTGCTGGGAGTCCAGAGCCCCAATCAATAAAAAGCATGGATCTGCGATAGTGTTTCCCCCCTTAGACACACCCCTCTCTGTCTGGATGTGTGAGTCTGGTGTGGCCTGCTACAGGCCTGGTAGGTGATGCTGTTGTACCACATAACCTTCGTGACCCAGAACTAAACCGTCTCTGGGCTCTGATTGGACCTCAGCAGGTCTGGTTTTCATTCAGACCTCACTGTCTTTAGTTGTGGGCTACAATTGTCATTTGTACacttgtgtttctctgtgtggatgtgtgtgtgtgtgtgtgtgttagctgcGGGATGCTTGTGAAACCCAGAGTGCTGAGGTCATGTTACTTGCACATAAAAAACCCTCAATGATCTTGACCATCTGGTCGTCACAGTAgtgctgtttctctttttttcccccgatGAAAGGCTGACTGGCATCTTTGGGGAGATGCTGTGGTTTACTGTGCCGCAGAGTCACATACCAACCTCTTTGTCCAAGAGCCCATGCAAATATCGCTTTCACCTATGGACAGTATCTGTCTCTCAAAGAGGACAGGCTTAATAGGCTGTAAAAACATGCCTAAGAATCCCTAAAGGACATCCCTTTGACTTCCATGGCCAGATGTCCTTTTCAAGACTTTTCTGGTGCCCCGCTGTCACTTGAATGAGGCTTCTGCGAGCACAAAGGGACATGTTGGCTAAGCACCACGTGCTGATGCCATAGCGAGCGGGCTCTCAGGGATGATGTAAGACCTCATGCAAATGATACCACATCTTGTGCTCATAAACTGACGAGAGCCCTGAAGTCGGTCAGCTGACCAGATGAAACACTAAATCCAGAGGCCACTTTATGTATGGGGTTTTCCCtacttcatttttttcccacttttatttgttttctcctgtttgtttttacttgttgGAAGCTTTTTCCACTGTTGAGAGAACTGGCCAGGGAAGCAGCAACACAAGTACTTACAGGCAGACAgcacaaaatgattacacaataaaacaaaaaacaaacaaaaacttgtTTAATAAGACTCATACAAATTCAGTCTTGAGTGATAGTGGTGGAGtactattaaaataaattaaaaatcatatttaaaggAGGCACCACATGAAAACTCACATTTTGACTGTTTGTCAAAATACATTTGGGTATCGGGAGTTCCTACCAACCGACAAACCATGAAATAAGACAACCCAGTCAGTTTTTTGGGACTacccagattaaaaaaaatccaaacatgTGATTCAACAAGCTATTCAGATGTGGCTCCCCCTCCCTTTTGTCacaagctgcaacattaaaatatgtatCACACCGCATCTGAGTATTTCAACCCACAGCTTAAGGAGCTACCTTTGCAAAAGGtacaccatttttttctcataagccaatcagagcagactgggcctTTTCAGGAAatgggcttaaagagacagtgaCCATTTCAGACAGAATGTGAATTTGGGTATGTTCAGACAGGCAGTATGAGGAGAATAAAGTTTTTGGACAttaaaggtttttaaatgttctataagAAACCCCAGAAAataagtatgaacctgaaaatgagcaaaatagTCCCCTGTGAAGCAGATAAGTGTTTCTTTCTCAGTTTTCCCCCCCTGCAGGTTGACCATCATACAGGGACCCAGATAATGATGCCTTTTTATCCCAAACTGTTCCATCTTTTGGGGTAAGTCAGCAAAAATCACCACACTAATCTGCACTTTTTAACACCCAAAAAAATGAAGTTCTATGTGTAATGTTATGCTTGCAGATTTAAAACTCCTATATGATATGCTTGTTCACTTTTTAATATGCTTTGGGATTTGTTCAGTAAACAGTGCGACCCACAGGATGCTCTTTAGCAAACTACTGTTTGTCTGTGAAAAACAGGTGAAAGTGTTGTTTTATCCCCAAGGTTGGCTGTTTTTAGAGCTTAAACTAATGGTTATTTTCAGTGTTGATTAATCTATTCACTTCTCTTATTGGTAATATGTAACAGTTTAGTCTATAAATCATGGTAAAATAGTGATAATGCTCACCGAAGTTTTTACAAAGCCCAAGATGACATTTACCAATCTGCTTGTTTTGcccagaatgaaaaaaatattcaatttaaaattatatgaAACCTTTTAAAAGCAAGAACCAGATGATGTTTGACAAATTTACTTCATAAATTCAGAATCACTATCAGAATCCGCAGAATCAGACTTTTGCGATTGTTATTAATCAATAtttgcaacaaaatattttGCTTTAGCAAAATAAATGTCCGTGCTTCTTCCATCTTTAAACTCTGAGCATGAGTGTGACTTTGTCaaccccgcacacacacacaagaacagcTTCTTCTCACCTGCTGTGAAACACTCACATGCATATGAAGCTGTtgacccagacacacacacacacacacacacacacacacaaacacaaacacactctcaccTCACCCTctgacaacaaacacacactcatgcactgGGATGTTGTGATTGGGAGAGCTGGTGTCAGCTGGGAATATGAGTCAGGTATGACTTCATTGCTTTTTACAGGGTATTAGGTCATCTCTCTCAccctctccccctccccctcccccactGTGTCTCTAATCACATTGATGCTGTACAGCCAGTGACACGCCTAGTGATGAGTAACGCTCACCTCACCGCTTGCTTCCCGTATGGTGGTGATCTCACACGCATCATTGAAAAGCTTTGAACCCAAGAGTCGTCGCTTTAATCTTGGCATTCGCTTCTCATTTGCAGAAGATGTGACAGTCAGCTAATATGGATATTGCTTTTACTGTATACAGTGAAAGATTGCATTCCCTTTAATCTGCTAAAGGACTAAGTCACGGGGTTGGTTTCACATTGTGAAATAACTGATTGGGTCACATTTGAATAGAATGTCACTGAATTATGATGGCTTGTTAGAAATAACATTACAAAGTgttgtttattataaataataaaagaaaataatatgataaaaataCCCAGCAGTATAAAGAGTAATTTCAGTCATCTACACTTCAACTTCAAAAGTCAAATGTTGTTTATATTACGCCTATTATGGCCCTTCTGCATACTTTTGACACTTCTTTTGCTGCCAGTATTTCCATAATGCAACTACGAGGCACTTTAAGTGTTGATTTTGGCGACCCCTGTGGACAAAGGTGgtagtgtttccatgagcaTCACGGTCTTGTGTCGTAAAGATCTTGGTCTGGTGAGTAAAATGAAGACCAACTTGTTTTTAAcgctagttttttttttttaaatacagctgtttgcaggatgcaCAGCGATGAGGTAATGTGTCTATTTGTGGCTATGTAAGATAAATAAGTGTGATATGAGGATGGGGACATTTTTAACTGCATTGCCTCCAGCACTCTCTGTATGCCTGTATCTCTGCAATGATTGCATGTGGCACTTTTGTTCATATTGGAGTATTTTAAAATTGttgtattgctacttttatttaaacGTCTCAGGGATTCAAAGATCGGTCTGTTTTGACCAcactattataattattattattaccacacTGTCAAAATATGTTTACTGGGGTTCTCAAAGTACTTTTTGTGGGTTTGGTCCGTCTAATGGGACATTTTGAAAAGGTTCATTTTTGTACCAAAGCATTGACATATGAAAATCTTTGTTAGTTGGCTAATGCAATCATTTTAGAGTTACATATGACAAACTAATACTGCTCTGAAGTAAGTTTTAGTTCCAGCGTAGAATACAATCACGACACAGCCCTGTGTTCTGAAAGATCATGATGCCTCCAAGTGACCCACAGTCCTGTTCCATCATTTATGAACATATGAATGTAAACAAACCATTTACAGCTCAGTAACATAGGTCATGTAAAATTCATGTTCAGCTGTTACATAATGATAAGCATACCCACGAAGAGCTCTGTAAAATATCTCCAGCAGCACACTtgagttgtttttaatttgtgttgttttgtttgtgtttagaaTGAGTTTGGGATCACAGGGAATTAAACTGACTGCACTATTCAACTGGGCCATCTGTACAGCTTGATAGTGGCAGTCATGCTGGTATAGCTGCCTTGAGGAATAGTTGTATGGGGCTTCCTGGCTGTCGGTTTAATTAAATTATCAATTCATGTGAAACCCAGCTCGGGTCAGTATATCAATCTTTGCCAAAGTGGGGTCCATGGAGCCACAGGGGCCCCTGAGGGCTCTTTGGGGGTCCCAAGTGAAATTAATACCATTGACATTGTGTGTATTTCAAGGTTCTGGCAGCCAAGTGTGGTGACAATGTTGTGATAACAGGTATCTgaattgggaaaaaaatattttggcaaagaagacaaaaaaatgaaattatgatCTGTAACCAAATTGTTTAGATTTCTTTATActtgagatatttgtacttcAAGACCCTATAGCCTGGAACATTGACTGTTTAATAATAGTGAACATAGTCGCCATATTGTTGTTTTGCAACCGGTATTTCAGCAGAACAGCTAAGGATTTGCTACGTCAGCAGCTAATACTATTGCTTGGTTGGTTAGCAAGGGACACGTCTGACTCctgagtgtcttttagtccaaccaaacactgaacaagacatttataatcaaccaaaatgttacagttaactTTGATGACgtgaaacacactgtgaaagggcccaagttcaaagacaaaaacacacagtgcattGTGGCGGCTGCCTGTCAATCATATGGTAGCCCTGCCTTAAAGCATACCCTGATTTAtggtctattttactctaaatgggaccaaaatttacaaaataaacattatgttttattgaagaagacttaaaccTAACGATTGAGAACAGAaactagtgttgggacaacgaagcttcgtgaagcatttgctttatctACAGAACCCAATAGATggagctctttgttcaacaaagggctgaaaacacactcaattactattgctgaagcctttttttttcaagccaagaccgccatcgaGTGGCGTCAAAAAATGAAGCTAATGCTTCACAAAGCTTCGTCGTCCCAACActaccataaactcattatgaaaatCTCCACAGAGgtagtaaatcaagtgagaaatagaGTCATATTTCTATTGACTCACATACAAACTGAGTTCTTTCTGCAGTCGGTGATGTTGCCAACTGCTGGCCATTggagagaatgcaggttttagacacttccacattggcttcatttcTCCGGGGTAGCCGTTTGGTCTAGAACCTCTAAGTTCATTTTTGATTACCAAAGGCCGTTATCAACGGTGCAGACAGAAATGTCTCTGAAAAGACAGAGTTTGCAGCGGTGCTAGTTTTTCAAGCTTAACGAACATGTCGGCTGGGTGACGAACTTTGTCAAATATCAGGTAAACGGTCagtaaaattagttttttggtAACTCTTGAGTCAAGAAATATGCAATGTAGTAACATAATCTTGATTTATATTTAATCagcgctttaaaaaaaacaaccgaaaaacatgaattaataaataagcCTAAATAAATTACCccgaaaaatataacaaaaaatatag contains:
- the mex3a gene encoding RNA-binding protein MEX3B, with protein sequence MPSLLVLAGIMEKNGGYAGDLAGSGFGGEGLLVPPDEEEDDSRALRVALGQLSLLGLGEGEDGGGAPTTGVQDRSNNNNNHHNHTNNVGGGGDSAILQGKSKLCALYESSSSETKGRGCNITECVPVPSSEHVAEIVGRQGCKIKALRAKTNTYIKTPVRGEEPVFLITGRKEDVALARREIISAAEHFSMLRASRNKLGVSFSGSPPTPLPGQTTIQVRVPYRVVGLVVGPKGSTIKRIQQQTCTYIVTPSRDRDPVFEITGSPSNAERAREEIEAHIAFRTGGLHDHNNENDCLGPNGGSSPAGSSSGLESRLQQVWGLQGGQRKPLTSSYRQNFSDAMVGGGGGGGGEGGGIYNKSNFSSSGEKPCSYFGSEGTQSWGDPDYPKQVAFYAQQRSKSFGGLPLPLTRLSPGLPESCGGGSNNNSSVTSIVPVSGSPHAQARRAHSEPTSAVEGFPGRLPVPDSPPATVRDCMTCFESKVTAALVPCGHNLFCMECAIRICELNHPECPVCHTQVTQAIRIFS